The proteins below come from a single Falco rusticolus isolate bFalRus1 chromosome 8, bFalRus1.pri, whole genome shotgun sequence genomic window:
- the TSSK6 gene encoding testis-specific serine/threonine-protein kinase 6, producing the protein MPKTDGGKKLLCELGYSLGHTLGEGSFSKVKAATSNKHKGPLAIKVVDRQRAPPAFMYKFLPRELSILRKIRHPNIVRTFDVIEISNGKLYIVMEAAASDLLQLVQELGRLPCVPKARDIFAQVVSAMRYLHSRNLVHRDLKCENVLLTAEGHRAKLTGFGFSKEANSYPDLSTTFCGSPAYASPEVLMSIPYDAKKYDMWSLGVMLYVMVTGCLPFDHTHICRMSQQQKKGVQYPEGLPPLPEPCRALITKLLQFSPASRPGVEQVAKNSWLKRDI; encoded by the coding sequence ATGCCAAAAACCGACGGAGGAAAGAAGCTACTTTGTGAGTTGGGCTACAGTCTGGGTCACACATTAGGAGAGGGCAGCTTCTCCAAGGTGAAAGCAGCCACCTCCAACAAACATAAGGGCCCGCTAGCCATCAAGGTGGTGGACCGGCAACGAGCACCCCCAGCCTTCATGTACAAGTTTCTGCCTCGGGAGCTCTCCATCCTGCGCAAGATCCGGCACCCCAACATCGTGCGCACCTTCGATGTTATCGAGATCAGCAATGGGAAGCTCTACATCGTgatggaggcagcagccagtgacctgctgcagctggtgcaggagctggggaggctGCCCTGCGTCCCCAAGGCCCGGGACATCTTTGCACAGGTTGTGTCGGCCATGCGCTACCTGCACAGCCGCAACTTGGTGCACCGGGATCTCAAGTGTGAGAACGTGCTGCTCACCGCCGAGGGCCACCGGGCCAAACTCACCGGCTTTGGCTTTAGCAAGGAGGCCAACAGCTACCCAGACCTGAGCACCACGTTCTGCGGGTCACCAGCCTACGCTTCCCCGGAGGTGCTGATGAGCATCCCCTACGATGCCAAGAAGTACGACATGTGGAGCCTGGGGGTGATGCTCTATGTGATGGTGACTGGCTGCCTGCCCTTTGACCATACCCACATCTGCCGCatgtcccagcagcagaagaaaggggTGCAGTACCCAGAGGGGCTGCCCCCACTGCCAGAGCCCTGCCGAGCCCTCATCACCAAGCTGCTCCAGTTCAGCCCAGCCTCCCGGCCTGGCGTGGAGCAGGTGGCCAAGAACAGCTGGCTGAAGAGGGACATCTGA